The Thermococcus sp. MV5 genome includes a window with the following:
- a CDS encoding lipid-A-disaccharide synthase N-terminal domain-containing protein has protein sequence MKEAVGLIGMLLLVSSWIPQTLETIKNKKCPLNLEFIIIYVTASTLLTIYSYLIGDLVFLTLNSLAAFQSGINLYVKLRYT, from the coding sequence ATGAAAGAAGCAGTGGGGCTAATAGGAATGCTTCTTCTTGTGAGCTCTTGGATTCCCCAAACACTGGAGACAATAAAAAACAAAAAATGCCCACTAAATTTGGAGTTTATTATAATATATGTCACCGCTTCTACATTGCTAACAATATACTCATATTTAATTGGTGACCTTGTGTTTTTAACGCTGAATTCACTTGCAGCGTTTCAAAGTGGAATTAATCTATATGTTAAACTCCGTTATACGTGA
- a CDS encoding cytochrome c biogenesis protein CcdA, translating into MRSEIKVLLSIIFSSLGLTAGILTFLGLKDLIYPLLGLAGADSINPCTFVIYTMLLIALSLKENITKRRIYAVGMAFVSAIYISYYILGVGLVILTKTIPVWVAGVISIIFGAYTFATGYLEKSRIVGKKEARRNIFRKEATIFGAFSLGAIISFTLLPCSSGTYLAYAILISKVGKTLTLILLALYNIIFILPLLIILFTVGSITESKSISQRIVQRSRELSMIAGTILIALGIYVIIGM; encoded by the coding sequence GTGAGATCTGAAATCAAAGTTTTGCTTTCAATTATCTTCTCTTCCCTCGGATTAACGGCAGGGATCCTAACCTTTCTCGGGCTGAAAGACTTAATTTATCCGCTTTTAGGACTTGCGGGGGCAGATTCAATAAACCCATGTACATTTGTCATCTACACAATGTTGCTCATAGCATTGTCCCTAAAAGAGAACATCACTAAAAGAAGAATTTATGCTGTTGGAATGGCCTTCGTGAGTGCAATTTACATCTCTTACTATATACTCGGAGTCGGTCTAGTAATATTAACCAAAACAATTCCAGTATGGGTTGCTGGGGTAATATCAATAATCTTCGGAGCTTATACATTTGCAACAGGGTACTTAGAAAAGAGCAGAATTGTTGGAAAAAAAGAAGCAAGACGAAATATATTCAGAAAAGAAGCGACGATTTTTGGGGCCTTTTCATTAGGAGCTATAATTTCATTCACGCTTTTACCCTGCTCTTCTGGTACGTATTTAGCCTATGCCATCTTAATCTCCAAAGTTGGAAAAACATTAACATTGATACTCTTGGCCCTATACAACATCATCTTTATTCTGCCTTTGCTGATAATACTCTTCACTGTAGGGAGTATAACAGAAAGTAAATCAATTTCTCAAAGAATTGTACAGAGATCAAGAGAACTTTCGATGATAGCAGGAACTATTTTGATAGCCTTAGGAATATACGTAATCATTGGAATGTAG
- a CDS encoding glutaredoxin encodes MKKIVVRILALLIIAVVASGCIGGENTSQSTTESTTSTDSNTFTLDKSKFHFYMYGLATCPHCKKMKEELPKFFGENSLTYYEIQGNEYNGKMFEQLYRILGVTGVPVIGIFYDGKLYAIINGEFPLDYADDFVGEAKKAKGVLFITDKVYLIPENNTEIINKLEYVFTNGEPSEI; translated from the coding sequence ATGAAAAAAATTGTCGTAAGGATTCTTGCACTTCTCATAATTGCTGTTGTTGCAAGTGGGTGCATTGGTGGAGAAAATACCTCCCAGAGCACCACAGAATCTACAACCTCAACGGATTCTAACACCTTCACCCTTGATAAATCAAAGTTCCATTTTTACATGTATGGGTTGGCCACGTGCCCCCATTGTAAAAAGATGAAAGAAGAACTCCCAAAATTCTTCGGAGAAAACTCCCTAACTTACTATGAAATACAAGGAAACGAGTACAATGGCAAGATGTTCGAGCAGCTCTACCGAATACTCGGCGTGACCGGAGTCCCCGTAATAGGAATATTCTATGATGGAAAGCTCTATGCAATAATCAATGGAGAGTTCCCACTCGATTATGCCGATGACTTCGTGGGGGAAGCAAAAAAAGCAAAGGGTGTCCTCTTTATAACTGACAAGGTTTATTTGATCCCAGAAAACAACACCGAAATCATTAATAAGCTTGAATACGTTTTCACCAATGGTGAGCCGAGTGAGATCTGA
- a CDS encoding CBS domain-containing protein, whose amino-acid sequence MTGVEKALQTFYSMKLSDIMPPIISMPIVTLDSPIVNVLKLLRTRHHVWVVSDRESMKLEGVIRYLDVMCILLPPEATKARLGNISGIFKSILSGAEKAADIMERNIMTINEESTVLDALTKMRRYKVQILAIVDENNTLKGEISLRLLIDEFLRLIKVGGVQWTQHGSSSPWE is encoded by the coding sequence ATGACTGGCGTAGAAAAGGCCCTTCAGACTTTTTATTCCATGAAGCTGAGTGATATCATGCCACCAATAATCTCAATGCCAATTGTTACTTTGGATTCACCCATCGTTAACGTGCTTAAACTACTTAGAACAAGGCATCACGTTTGGGTTGTGAGTGATAGAGAAAGCATGAAACTTGAAGGTGTAATAAGATATCTTGACGTTATGTGCATTCTTTTACCCCCAGAGGCCACCAAGGCGAGACTTGGGAATATAAGTGGGATCTTCAAGTCGATTTTGAGTGGGGCAGAAAAGGCTGCGGATATCATGGAGCGTAATATAATGACAATAAACGAAGAGTCTACAGTGCTGGATGCTTTAACAAAAATGAGGCGCTATAAAGTTCAGATCTTAGCAATTGTTGATGAGAATAATACTTTAAAAGGCGAGATAAGCCTAAGGTTGCTCATTGACGAATTTTTAAGGCTGATCAAAGTGGGTGGTGTCCAATGGACGCAACATGGCTCCTCTTCACCTTGGGAGTAG
- a CDS encoding cation:proton antiporter: protein MDATWLLFTLGVALVFSKLGDHIMERFELPGVLGEILMGMILGNLIYFGLISPEYLTLHSNETFEFLARLGIIFLLFLGGLDTDVEMLKKTGAVATVSTLLGVFVPLILGYSGLKLMGYPSREAFAGGVLLTATSIGITVRVMMDLGVLRSEVGAASLSASVMDDFLGIALIIFAVGTGSILGLISKMAVFFIITGLVAWYSIDKYLRFVEWLHVEKGILGMVLALMFLFSALAEHWFDAAIEGAFMAGLVLSRLPEGKRIMEDVRAIGYGFLVPVFFVYTGAMLDLRVFTSFDAISLAGVLTIIAVVGKVLGRGVGAVIMGWSTKKALQMGIGSIPRTEVALVDLMVAIHGGAIPESDAPKFIAATLIFITISVLITPPLLKWAFKEEVEAMKQGKAQKRVEAVKETKKRIHALKRPRKNR, encoded by the coding sequence ATGGACGCAACATGGCTCCTCTTCACCTTGGGAGTAGCCTTGGTTTTTAGCAAATTAGGCGATCATATAATGGAGCGTTTTGAGCTCCCTGGTGTTTTGGGAGAAATACTTATGGGTATGATTCTCGGAAATCTGATTTATTTCGGGCTTATTAGCCCAGAATATTTAACTTTACATTCAAATGAAACTTTTGAGTTTTTAGCTAGGCTTGGGATAATATTCCTTCTTTTCCTAGGTGGTCTTGATACTGATGTTGAAATGCTTAAAAAGACGGGTGCAGTCGCAACAGTTTCTACCCTCTTAGGGGTTTTTGTACCTTTGATTCTTGGGTACTCTGGACTTAAACTTATGGGATATCCCTCTAGAGAGGCCTTTGCTGGTGGAGTTCTTTTAACTGCCACGAGCATAGGGATTACCGTTAGGGTTATGATGGATCTTGGAGTTTTAAGAAGTGAAGTTGGTGCTGCTTCTTTAAGTGCAAGTGTTATGGATGATTTTTTGGGTATAGCACTTATCATATTTGCAGTTGGTACTGGGAGTATTTTGGGCTTAATTAGTAAAATGGCGGTGTTTTTTATAATCACAGGTTTAGTGGCCTGGTACAGCATAGATAAATATCTCCGCTTTGTGGAATGGCTTCATGTGGAAAAAGGCATTCTTGGAATGGTTCTTGCTTTGATGTTCCTGTTTTCTGCTTTGGCTGAACACTGGTTTGATGCTGCTATTGAGGGGGCTTTCATGGCAGGCCTTGTCCTTTCAAGACTTCCTGAGGGTAAGAGGATAATGGAAGATGTGAGAGCTATTGGTTATGGTTTTTTGGTCCCTGTTTTCTTTGTTTACACTGGAGCAATGCTTGATTTGAGGGTTTTTACAAGTTTTGATGCTATATCTTTAGCTGGGGTTTTAACCATCATAGCAGTGGTTGGAAAAGTACTTGGTAGGGGTGTTGGTGCAGTTATAATGGGTTGGAGCACTAAAAAGGCCCTTCAAATGGGGATAGGCTCAATTCCAAGGACTGAAGTGGCTTTGGTCGATCTTATGGTGGCTATTCATGGTGGAGCAATTCCAGAAAGCGATGCTCCAAAGTTTATAGCGGCCACTTTGATTTTCATTACAATATCTGTATTGATAACACCCCCGCTCCTTAAATGGGCTTTTAAGGAAGAAGTTGAAGCCATGAAACAAGGGAAGGCCCAAAAGAGGGTTGAGGCTGTCAAAGAAACAAAGAAGCGGATACATGCCTTGAAGAGACCACGAAAAAACCGTTAA
- a CDS encoding Lrp/AsnC family transcriptional regulator — protein MALDNIDKMILRFLQENGRMSYSEVARRTGVPESTVRLRVKRLMEEGVIRKFAALINPFKAGYTIVAFIAVDVEPSKIKRAVEELSKLPEVDVLGIATGAHDILMQVTVRDLQELENFLIEKLGKVKGIKSTETSILTSVKKWGYARVF, from the coding sequence GTGGCACTTGATAATATTGACAAGATGATTTTAAGGTTCCTCCAAGAGAACGGAAGAATGAGTTATTCAGAGGTAGCAAGAAGAACTGGAGTTCCAGAATCCACAGTGAGGTTAAGAGTAAAAAGGCTCATGGAAGAGGGAGTAATAAGAAAATTTGCCGCCCTTATAAACCCTTTTAAGGCTGGTTATACAATAGTGGCGTTTATAGCAGTGGACGTTGAGCCAAGCAAAATCAAGAGGGCCGTAGAAGAATTATCCAAACTCCCAGAAGTGGACGTATTAGGAATAGCAACTGGAGCTCATGATATTTTAATGCAAGTAACTGTGAGAGATCTTCAAGAGCTAGAGAACTTCCTCATAGAAAAGTTAGGAAAAGTGAAAGGAATAAAAAGTACTGAAACCTCAATACTAACAAGTGTTAAAAAATGGGGATATGCAAGGGTCTTTTAA
- a CDS encoding leucine/methionine racemase has protein sequence MKKEEVIERYARIFPKASRVTYAPIVGVRANNARVWDIEGREYIDFLSDAAVQNVGHNNERVVRAIKEQAEKLIHFTFIYGFTLEPLLLAEKLAEISPVENPKVSLGLSGSDANDGAIKFVRAYTKRRIILSYLKSYYGCTYGASSITGLDFHVRALVGELSDVHYIPYPDCYRCPFGKERSSCKMECVEYIKAKFEGEVYADGVAALFAEPIQGDAGMVVPPTNYFKRIKKILDEHGILLVVDEVQSGLGRTGKWFAIEHFGVEPDILTVAKPLGGGLPVSAVIGKAEIMDSLPPLGHTFTLSGNPLISRAALAVIEEIEEKDLLRRTEKLGDYIMRRLNKMKEEHQLIGDVRGKGLMIGIDLVKNKETKERAYDEAKKVVWRAYELGLIIAFLQGNVLRIQPPLTIEEEILEEGLNRLEQAISDVEEGRVGNKALKEVQGW, from the coding sequence ATGAAAAAAGAAGAGGTAATCGAACGGTATGCTAGGATCTTTCCAAAAGCCTCTCGCGTTACTTATGCTCCAATAGTTGGGGTTAGGGCCAATAATGCGAGAGTTTGGGATATAGAGGGGAGAGAATACATAGATTTTCTAAGTGATGCTGCTGTTCAGAATGTCGGGCATAACAACGAAAGGGTTGTGAGGGCAATAAAGGAACAAGCGGAAAAGCTTATTCACTTCACCTTTATTTATGGCTTTACCTTAGAACCACTTCTTTTAGCTGAAAAGCTCGCTGAAATTTCACCTGTAGAAAATCCAAAAGTGTCCCTTGGTTTGAGTGGAAGTGATGCCAATGATGGGGCAATAAAATTTGTTCGGGCATATACAAAGAGAAGGATTATCCTGAGCTATCTCAAAAGTTATTATGGCTGTACTTATGGTGCATCGAGCATTACTGGTTTAGATTTTCACGTTAGGGCCTTGGTTGGAGAGCTTAGTGATGTTCATTACATCCCTTATCCCGATTGTTACAGGTGTCCTTTTGGTAAAGAAAGGAGCTCTTGTAAGATGGAGTGTGTTGAGTACATTAAAGCTAAATTTGAAGGAGAGGTTTATGCAGATGGGGTTGCAGCACTTTTTGCCGAACCAATTCAAGGAGATGCTGGGATGGTCGTGCCACCCACAAACTACTTTAAAAGAATCAAGAAAATCTTGGATGAGCATGGTATTCTTCTAGTCGTTGATGAAGTGCAGAGTGGGCTTGGGAGAACTGGGAAGTGGTTTGCAATAGAGCATTTTGGAGTTGAGCCAGATATATTAACAGTAGCCAAACCTTTGGGTGGGGGTTTACCTGTAAGTGCTGTTATTGGAAAAGCTGAGATTATGGATTCTCTTCCTCCTTTAGGGCACACCTTTACGTTGAGTGGAAATCCACTTATAAGCAGGGCAGCACTTGCTGTTATAGAGGAGATAGAAGAGAAGGATCTGCTTAGACGTACCGAAAAGCTTGGGGATTACATCATGAGAAGACTTAACAAGATGAAAGAAGAGCACCAGTTGATTGGGGATGTTAGAGGTAAGGGGTTGATGATAGGAATCGATCTGGTAAAGAACAAGGAGACCAAAGAAAGGGCCTATGATGAGGCTAAAAAGGTCGTATGGAGGGCCTATGAACTTGGTTTAATTATTGCCTTTCTCCAGGGAAATGTGTTGAGGATCCAACCCCCACTTACAATTGAGGAAGAAATCCTCGAAGAGGGCCTCAACAGGCTTGAACAGGCAATAAGTGATGTTGAAGAGGGTAGGGTTGGAAATAAGGCTCTTAAAGAGGTTCAGGGTTGGTAG